In Verrucomicrobiia bacterium, a single genomic region encodes these proteins:
- a CDS encoding cation acetate symporter: MFWGIDLWIFAFSFLMVGATLAMGFWSAGKSKTAHDFFVAGRSVSVGWNAAAISGEYLSAASFMGVAGMVMKFGYDALWYPVCYACGYLFLLLFIAGPLRRFGAYTIPDFAEGRFDSPLFRKIAVIFVLCIGFFYTMPQMKGAGTALAYIFPGLPYEIGVVVVGAVITLNVAMGGMKGITLVQAFQYWAKLFAISAPIFVLMMVFGSYSYHLKLNQSSTSTPVVMESSSLKKILPPQAPEDKKWISPFGALTTKATSAAGLTLEQQKTYSLLYTYSLIVALICGTAGLPHILVRFYTNPDGAAAKRTAMWVMILIGVFYLFTPIFGVLGRNLLPELYAATGAKGTDKVVLELPRLVNERWPMVGSILSGITCAGAFAAFMSTFSGLLVSMTGALAHDVYGRMLRPKASTQERLLAFKVAAVLVGAVAIILGMQVERFDINFMVGQAFAIAAASYFPLLFLSTWWRGITMKGAATGMLGGGILALAGISLTSFNDLKWIPLADFWIRYPVLRILCEQPAIWAVPLAIGLMIIVSKLTRHEIPSDIRMKMLVLHSPEGLGLKQEYIEEHQHGH, encoded by the coding sequence ATGTTTTGGGGTATTGATTTATGGATTTTTGCTTTTTCTTTTCTCATGGTTGGCGCGACTTTGGCCATGGGATTTTGGTCAGCGGGCAAATCCAAAACCGCGCATGATTTTTTTGTGGCGGGCCGTTCAGTTTCGGTCGGTTGGAATGCTGCAGCTATTTCGGGTGAATATCTTTCTGCCGCTTCATTCATGGGCGTAGCGGGAATGGTGATGAAGTTTGGTTATGATGCTCTTTGGTATCCCGTTTGTTATGCGTGCGGTTATCTATTTCTACTACTTTTTATTGCTGGCCCTTTAAGGCGATTTGGCGCTTATACTATTCCCGATTTTGCGGAAGGAAGATTTGATTCTCCACTCTTTCGCAAAATTGCAGTGATTTTTGTTCTGTGCATTGGTTTTTTTTATACCATGCCACAAATGAAGGGCGCCGGTACAGCGCTGGCTTATATTTTTCCCGGATTACCCTATGAAATCGGTGTGGTAGTGGTAGGCGCAGTCATTACGCTCAACGTGGCGATGGGAGGCATGAAAGGCATTACATTGGTGCAAGCATTTCAATATTGGGCAAAACTTTTTGCCATTTCAGCGCCAATTTTTGTATTGATGATGGTTTTCGGTTCTTACTCGTACCATTTAAAATTAAACCAGTCTTCCACATCGACTCCCGTTGTTATGGAATCATCTTCCTTAAAAAAAATCCTCCCACCTCAAGCGCCAGAAGATAAAAAATGGATTTCTCCGTTTGGCGCTCTAACAACCAAAGCAACAAGTGCGGCAGGTTTAACTCTAGAACAACAAAAAACTTATTCGTTGCTTTATACTTATTCTTTGATTGTGGCCCTAATATGTGGGACTGCAGGGTTGCCACATATTTTGGTTCGTTTTTATACCAATCCCGATGGAGCAGCAGCGAAACGCACGGCGATGTGGGTGATGATTTTGATCGGAGTTTTTTATCTTTTCACACCAATCTTTGGGGTTTTAGGGCGTAATTTATTACCAGAACTTTATGCAGCGACCGGTGCAAAAGGAACAGATAAAGTAGTTTTAGAATTGCCGCGTTTGGTCAATGAAAGATGGCCAATGGTAGGCTCAATCTTAAGTGGTATTACCTGTGCAGGTGCTTTTGCGGCATTTATGAGTACGTTTAGTGGGCTATTGGTTTCGATGACCGGCGCTTTAGCACATGATGTGTACGGTCGGATGCTGCGTCCGAAAGCTAGCACTCAAGAAAGATTGTTAGCTTTTAAAGTAGCTGCAGTTTTAGTCGGTGCCGTAGCTATTATTCTTGGAATGCAAGTGGAAAGGTTTGATATTAATTTTATGGTGGGACAAGCCTTTGCCATTGCAGCAGCAAGTTATTTTCCACTTTTATTTTTAAGCACGTGGTGGCGAGGCATTACGATGAAAGGAGCTGCAACAGGAATGTTGGGCGGAGGTATTCTTGCCTTAGCGGGCATTTCACTGACGAGTTTTAATGATTTGAAATGGATTCCACTAGCTGATTTTTGGATCCGATACCCTGTGCTGCGCATCCTTTGCGAACAACCCGCAATTTGGGCCGTGCCTTTGGCGATTGGGTTGATGATTATTGTTTCAAAATTAACGCGGCATGAAATTCCAAGCGACATCCGTATGAAGATGTTAGTCTTGCATTCGCCGGAAGGTTTGGGATTAAAACAGGAATATATCGAAGAACATCAACATGGACACTAG
- the proB gene encoding glutamate 5-kinase, translating into MKKRWVVKLGTGILTRSNGILDGKQFAQLTQQILTLREQGIEIIVVTSGAIGAGMQAMKLSKRPQALSELQACATVGQIALMTEYQKRLSSQGYQAAQMLLTYWDIDSRNCYENAQRTLALLLKKKKFIPFINENDAISGEEIRVGDNDQLSAHVAVMVKADKLIILSNVDGLLDSKQQVIPEVKKIDKTVTCLATGTSNERSVGGMTTKLLAAQLAARCGVETIIANGRNPKILSQIAQNKFVGTRFRLI; encoded by the coding sequence ATGAAGAAACGTTGGGTAGTGAAATTAGGCACGGGTATTTTGACTCGATCTAATGGAATTTTAGATGGAAAACAATTCGCTCAATTAACTCAGCAAATCTTAACACTTCGAGAGCAAGGCATAGAAATCATTGTCGTAACTTCGGGAGCCATTGGCGCAGGAATGCAGGCGATGAAGTTGAGTAAAAGGCCGCAAGCTTTGAGCGAATTACAAGCGTGCGCTACGGTAGGACAAATTGCTTTGATGACTGAATATCAAAAACGGTTATCGAGTCAGGGATATCAAGCTGCGCAGATGCTTTTGACTTATTGGGATATTGACAGTCGTAATTGTTATGAAAATGCGCAACGAACCTTGGCACTTTTATTAAAAAAGAAAAAATTTATTCCTTTTATCAATGAAAACGATGCCATTTCCGGTGAGGAAATTCGAGTGGGGGATAACGATCAACTTTCCGCGCATGTTGCTGTCATGGTTAAAGCTGATAAACTTATTATCCTTTCCAATGTTGATGGCTTACTCGATTCCAAACAACAAGTAATTCCTGAAGTTAAAAAAATCGATAAAACTGTTACCTGTTTGGCGACTGGTACTAGTAATGAAAGATCCGTGGGTGGTATGACAACTAAATTATTGGCAGCCCAACTAGCCGCTCGTTGCGGTGTTGAGACGATTATTGCCAATGGGCGAAATCCAAAAATTTTATCACAAATCGCTCAGAATAAATTCGTGGGCACTCGCTTTCGTTTGATTTAG
- a CDS encoding proprotein convertase P-domain-containing protein gives MKKTPKELKIKLFFSIYSFLWISLIPCRLFAISPQPPGQIITQTTEHTFDQPVNIPSNTNDIAEILFDIQGLEGVIWDVDVKTFIQYVSPKVLTLTLESPTGEKTILMSEAGKKIKQKEISVNPQLYLLAINNSPPNSQPNSFPFENINDLNTNFYNQVLNGTLWDDQSPLPITEVEYSITNKSHQASVAPEGALAIFKGKNPNGTWKLTIKSGVPTAVTKGYYEWNWTDPNNIAIGPCQFYATTNEFCEAKQSEYSWGDLKKCNPIFGNNQFIFCNNNVEIIDIYTAVEYILKSPIYVNNYKDYGDPQNITNCSLIITTAKGTHPIQWTNTVVTLNQNIFNNSLINSILTITNQGKNIKELEVYTDIDHSQPGDLRISLTSPSGKTALLSGNNGGSPNNVFANTFWDDQAVTPATDAIYFNNIAKRSLIPEGALALFLGENPNGNWTLNILDEDGNNPNSFGKLDEWGLRLTSYVTPKPPLALTPPPEPPKTLTLQTVSYTNYQPHSIQNFSTAMIPFKVSGLQGSVWDVDLTAFLHHTSTKDLIISLISPDGKKAVLSSNNGFQRGPFPENYFPQNFVLDYNEADPPNILPPFPFDNFVLAAYSNLLNGVSWNDQAALPITDADYSSDLPLGLVTPEGAMDIFRGIDPNGDWKLEIQDTRDNQPVSGTAKWFNQSVQHMTSYLTEGLVTNCSLRLTVVQGDSETKDWGFTNVVDKVLTDIPLESKLSISGVGKKLEQVRVYTKISHPASGNLDFTITSPSGKTVILSTGNSGNTPDAFLGTIWDDRASTDLRVTDFNFNNQVAPLLAPEGALALFRGENPNGTWTLTVTDHQAAGILGEWGLLITAYADFLAPIVDYPPPLPPPPAPPYSQGNAYIFGQKSKNAFLLKQYDGTLMEKPRAISELPAKYKIVAANYFSVLDSTNQILCLILQNKNELIAKEIGEDGATLNNAPLYVPTLTERKDKIVASGDINQDGYNDLIIQGKRRAVTILYGPDFPSSTPLTNNFRKLGKVTGVVDNKILSRKRNLLYATSLPTKTNEFVAPPEILANGLKASLKICGVADILKTPGLELVIQNGKRIGYGPLNLNGPFGFIYTNRSDLNMGKAVGPR, from the coding sequence ATGAAAAAAACTCCCAAGGAACTAAAAATAAAACTATTTTTTTCAATTTATTCATTTTTGTGGATTTCACTTATTCCCTGTCGGCTTTTTGCCATTAGTCCACAGCCACCTGGTCAAATCATCACGCAAACCACTGAACATACCTTTGATCAGCCAGTCAATATTCCTTCAAACACTAATGATATTGCTGAAATTTTATTTGATATACAAGGCTTAGAGGGGGTCATTTGGGATGTGGATGTAAAAACTTTTATTCAATATGTAAGCCCTAAAGTTTTAACTCTTACCTTGGAATCTCCTACTGGGGAAAAAACCATTTTAATGTCTGAGGCAGGAAAGAAAATAAAGCAAAAAGAAATTTCTGTTAATCCACAACTTTATTTATTGGCTATTAATAATTCCCCTCCTAACTCACAACCCAATTCTTTTCCTTTTGAAAATATTAATGACCTAAACACCAACTTTTACAATCAGGTTCTTAATGGAACTTTATGGGACGATCAATCGCCTTTACCAATCACAGAAGTAGAATACTCGATTACAAACAAAAGTCATCAAGCAAGTGTTGCACCGGAAGGGGCGTTGGCTATTTTTAAAGGAAAAAATCCCAATGGAACTTGGAAATTAACTATCAAGTCAGGGGTGCCTACCGCAGTAACTAAAGGTTATTATGAATGGAATTGGACGGATCCTAATAATATAGCAATAGGTCCTTGTCAATTTTATGCCACAACTAATGAGTTCTGCGAGGCTAAACAAAGCGAATATAGTTGGGGCGATCTTAAAAAATGCAATCCTATTTTTGGCAATAATCAGTTTATTTTTTGTAATAATAATGTAGAAATTATAGATATATATACGGCAGTCGAATACATACTAAAAAGCCCTATTTATGTAAACAATTATAAAGATTATGGTGACCCTCAAAACATCACCAATTGCAGTCTCATTATTACCACGGCAAAAGGAACTCATCCGATTCAGTGGACTAATACAGTTGTCACCTTGAATCAAAATATTTTCAACAACTCTCTCATTAACTCTATTTTAACTATCACCAATCAAGGAAAAAACATTAAAGAGCTAGAAGTTTATACAGATATTGATCACAGTCAGCCAGGTGACTTAAGAATTTCGCTGACCTCTCCCTCTGGTAAAACAGCTTTACTATCAGGCAACAATGGAGGCAGTCCTAATAACGTTTTCGCTAATACCTTTTGGGATGATCAAGCGGTTACTCCAGCCACCGATGCAATTTACTTCAATAATATCGCCAAGCGTTCTTTGATTCCAGAAGGCGCTTTAGCGCTTTTTCTGGGTGAAAATCCCAATGGAAATTGGACTCTTAATATTTTGGATGAAGACGGTAATAATCCTAACAGCTTTGGAAAACTCGATGAATGGGGTTTGCGTTTAACCAGTTATGTAACACCTAAGCCCCCTTTGGCTTTAACGCCGCCACCTGAACCGCCTAAAACTCTTACCCTACAAACGGTTTCCTACACTAATTATCAACCTCACAGCATTCAAAATTTTTCTACCGCTATGATTCCCTTCAAAGTTTCCGGGTTGCAAGGATCGGTTTGGGATGTCGATCTGACGGCTTTTCTTCACCATACCTCTACAAAAGATTTAATTATTTCTCTCATTTCGCCCGATGGAAAAAAAGCGGTGCTCTCGTCAAACAATGGATTTCAACGTGGCCCTTTCCCAGAAAATTATTTTCCGCAAAATTTTGTTTTAGATTATAATGAAGCCGATCCTCCTAACATTCTCCCACCTTTCCCTTTTGATAATTTTGTATTAGCCGCTTACAGCAATTTGTTGAATGGCGTTAGTTGGAATGATCAAGCAGCCTTACCTATCACTGATGCCGATTATTCTTCCGATCTGCCTTTAGGCTTAGTTACACCCGAAGGCGCTATGGATATTTTTCGAGGTATTGATCCTAATGGAGATTGGAAATTAGAAATTCAAGATACTCGCGATAATCAACCTGTTTCGGGAACTGCTAAATGGTTCAATCAATCGGTTCAACACATGACCAGCTATCTTACTGAAGGTTTGGTTACCAACTGCTCCTTGCGTCTCACAGTCGTTCAAGGTGATTCGGAAACTAAAGACTGGGGTTTCACCAATGTCGTAGATAAAGTGTTAACGGATATTCCTCTGGAATCAAAACTTTCAATCAGTGGTGTGGGGAAAAAGTTGGAGCAAGTCAGGGTCTACACTAAAATTTCTCATCCTGCTTCAGGCAATCTTGATTTCACAATCACATCGCCTTCAGGAAAAACAGTTATTCTGTCAACAGGCAATAGCGGCAATACGCCTGATGCTTTTTTGGGGACAATTTGGGACGATCGCGCTTCGACTGATTTACGTGTCACCGATTTTAATTTTAATAACCAAGTAGCACCCCTTTTGGCTCCTGAAGGCGCGTTAGCTTTATTCCGAGGGGAAAATCCCAATGGAACATGGACCTTGACGGTTACCGATCACCAAGCTGCAGGAATTTTAGGAGAATGGGGATTGCTCATTACAGCTTATGCCGATTTCTTGGCCCCGATTGTTGACTATCCACCACCGCTACCGCCTCCGCCTGCTCCTCCCTACAGCCAAGGCAATGCTTACATCTTCGGGCAAAAAAGTAAAAATGCTTTTCTGCTGAAACAATACGATGGCACACTCATGGAAAAACCCAGAGCCATATCAGAACTTCCTGCAAAGTATAAAATCGTTGCTGCCAATTATTTTTCAGTTCTTGATTCCACGAACCAAATCTTGTGTTTAATTCTACAAAATAAAAATGAATTAATTGCAAAAGAAATAGGAGAGGATGGAGCCACTTTAAATAATGCACCCTTATATGTTCCTACTTTAACTGAGCGAAAAGATAAAATTGTGGCCAGTGGTGATATTAATCAAGATGGCTATAATGATTTAATTATTCAGGGAAAACGTAGAGCGGTTACCATACTGTACGGCCCTGATTTCCCTTCCTCCACACCTCTTACTAATAATTTCAGAAAATTAGGTAAAGTAACTGGTGTCGTAGACAATAAAATTTTGTCCAGAAAGCGAAATCTGCTCTACGCGACTTCACTGCCCACTAAAACTAATGAGTTTGTTGCCCCACCGGAAATTCTTGCCAATGGATTAAAAGCCTCACTCAAAATTTGTGGAGTCGCTGATATTTTAAAAACTCCAGGATTAGAATTAGTTATCCAAAACGGCAAACGGATAGGGTATGGTCCTTTAAATTTAAATGGCCCTTTTGGTTTTATTTACACCAATCGAAGTGACTTGAATATGGGTAAGGCAGTGGGGCCGCGCTAA
- a CDS encoding proprotein convertase P-domain-containing protein translates to MSQAAPISQPAPNSALFTFSTLLDQPTVIADSSTNFGTFFLNNTTGTVWDVNLDISLFHGRPSDLEIYLTSPQGTRVTLTAGNGPTNYADLFNPLLFDDQAQIPLSDYVITNSGSKTTLIPEGSLDKFEGENPEGTWQLSVVDTQSGYSGILSNATLTVTTMTELDITHTHTVTVTNPAALLDLDQENNLFTVTVTNIGHFLAQVKVQTWLQHPICSDLDIYLISPAGTFMALTTDNGQKKANVFYGTTWDDHASILVTQATYTNDSPYEYLVPEGALAACKGENPNGTWTLLIVDDTEFDTGTLEKWSLTFETLPGLITDVTGDDFTDIITVKKKSVYVIPMKNGAPIGGALLAGFIPNKKYKPVAVNEFTGDQQADLLLQHDTFLTILAFSNSYLINNPIDLGVTINPNYQVVATSDLNQDGLIDFISQNKSQLGVTLTHKKENAVSYQFQQLEIGQSGTIVGINRTNLFQQIKSTLYSIPIVYEGSNSFHLGEPVMISSDIRPSFKIRGVAELSPLNPGSEFIIQQGSAIAYGPTNVARHIKPFYKGKGRGNLGKVIGPK, encoded by the coding sequence ATGTCACAAGCAGCTCCTATTTCACAACCCGCGCCTAATTCCGCGCTATTTACCTTTAGCACTTTACTAGATCAACCCACAGTTATCGCTGATTCTTCGACCAATTTCGGAACCTTCTTTTTGAATAATACTACAGGCACGGTTTGGGACGTGAATCTTGATATTTCGCTTTTTCATGGACGTCCTTCTGATTTAGAAATCTATCTCACCTCGCCCCAAGGCACACGTGTGACTTTAACAGCTGGCAATGGACCAACTAATTACGCCGATCTTTTTAACCCCTTGCTTTTCGACGATCAGGCACAAATTCCACTTTCTGATTATGTGATCACTAACAGTGGCTCAAAAACTACTTTAATTCCCGAAGGCTCCTTAGATAAATTTGAGGGCGAAAATCCTGAAGGCACCTGGCAACTGTCAGTCGTTGACACTCAATCGGGTTATAGCGGCATTCTTTCCAATGCTACGCTTACAGTCACCACTATGACTGAGCTTGATATTACCCACACCCACACAGTCACCGTCACCAACCCAGCCGCTTTGCTCGATCTTGATCAGGAGAACAATCTTTTTACTGTAACAGTCACCAACATTGGTCATTTTTTGGCACAAGTCAAAGTGCAAACCTGGCTTCAGCATCCCATCTGCTCCGATCTAGATATTTATTTAATCTCGCCAGCGGGCACTTTCATGGCTCTTACAACAGATAACGGCCAAAAAAAAGCTAATGTTTTTTATGGAACAACTTGGGACGATCACGCTTCCATCTTAGTGACTCAAGCCACTTATACAAACGACTCGCCTTATGAATATTTAGTTCCTGAAGGAGCTCTGGCTGCATGCAAAGGAGAAAATCCCAACGGAACATGGACTTTACTCATTGTCGATGACACGGAATTTGATACGGGAACATTGGAGAAATGGAGCCTGACTTTTGAAACCCTACCAGGATTGATCACCGATGTAACGGGCGATGATTTTACTGATATTATCACTGTAAAGAAAAAGTCAGTTTACGTAATTCCGATGAAAAACGGTGCTCCAATCGGAGGCGCTTTATTAGCGGGTTTTATTCCCAACAAAAAATACAAACCTGTTGCCGTCAATGAATTCACAGGCGATCAACAAGCAGACCTTTTGTTACAACATGATACCTTTCTCACAATCCTAGCTTTCTCTAATAGTTATCTCATTAACAATCCTATCGACCTAGGAGTCACGATTAACCCCAACTATCAAGTTGTTGCCACCTCTGATTTAAATCAAGATGGATTGATTGATTTCATTTCGCAAAACAAAAGTCAACTCGGCGTTACGCTTACGCACAAAAAAGAAAATGCAGTCAGTTACCAATTCCAGCAACTCGAAATAGGACAAAGCGGAACTATTGTTGGTATAAATCGCACCAATCTTTTTCAGCAAATCAAATCCACTCTCTACTCTATCCCAATTGTTTATGAAGGTAGCAATAGTTTTCATCTCGGCGAACCGGTCATGATAAGTTCCGATATTCGTCCTTCTTTTAAAATTAGAGGAGTGGCCGAGTTATCTCCCTTAAATCCTGGCAGTGAATTCATTATTCAACAAGGTTCAGCGATCGCCTATGGGCCTACCAATGTAGCACGCCATATTAAACCTTTTTATAAAGGAAAAGGTCGTGGCAATCTCGGTAAAGTCATTGGACCAAAATAA